aacAGTGTATAATAGTatcaacaaaacacacacaacatCGTATAATAGTatcaacaaaacacacacaacagTGTATAATAGTatcaacaaaacacacacaacagTGTATAATAGTatcaacaaaacacacacaacagTGTTTAATAGTatcaacaaaacacacacaacaaTATAATAGTatcaacaaaacacacacaacaaTATAATAGTatcaacaaaacacacacaacagAGTATAATAGTatcaacaaaacacacacaacagTGTATAATAGTatcaacaaaacacacacaacagTATATAATAGTatcaacaaaacacacacaacagTGTATAATAGTatcaacaaaacacacacaacagTGTATAATAGTatcaacaaaacacacacaacaatataatattatcaacaaaacacacacacaacAGTGTATAATAGTatcaacaaaacacacacaacagTGTATAATAGTATCAACAAAACACATACAACAGTGTATAATAGTatcaacaaaacacacacaacagTGTATAATAGTatcaacaaaacacacacaacaaTATAATAGTatcaacaaaacacacacaacagTGTATAATAGTatcaacaaaacacacacaacagTGTATAATAGTatcaacaaaacacacacaacagTGTATAATAGTATCAACAAAACACATACAACAGTGTATAATAGTatcaacaaaacacacacaacagTGTATAATAGTatcaacaaaacacacacaacagTGTATAATAGTatcaacaaaacacacacaacagTGTATAATAGTatcaacaaaacacacacaacagTGTATAATAGTatcaacaaaacacacacaacagTGTATAATAGTatcaacaaaacacacacaacagTATATAATAGTatcaacaaaacacacacaacagTGTATAATAGTatcaacaaaacacacacaacagCATATAATAGTatcaacaaaacacacacaacagCGTATAATAGTatcaacaaaacacacacaacaaTATAATAGTatcaacaaaacacacacaacagTGTATAATATTATCAACAAATCACACACAACAGTGTATAATAGTatcaacaaaacacacacacaacAGCATATAATAGTatcaacaaaacacacacaacagTGTATAATAGTatcaacaaaacacacacaacagcgtataataatatcaacaaaacacacacaacagTGTATAATAGTatcaacaaaacacacacaacagTGTATAATAGTatcaacaaaacacacacacaacAGTGTATAATAGTatcaacaaaacacacacaacagTATATAATAGTatcaacaaaacacacacaacagTGTATAATAGTatcaacaaaacacacacaacagTGTATAATAGTatcaacaaaacacacacaacagTGTATAATAGTGtcaacaaaacacacacaacagTGTATGATAGTatcaacaaaacacacacaacagTGTATAATAGTatcaacaaaacacacacaattGTGCATAATAGTCtcaacaaaacacacacaacagCATATAATAGTatcaacaaaacacacacaGCAGCATATAATAGTatcaacaaaacacacacaacagTGTATAATAGTatcaacaaaacacacacaacagTGCATAATAGTCtcaacaaaacacacacaacagCATATAATAGTatcaacaaaacacacacaGCAGCATATAATAGTatcaacaaaacacacacaacagTGTATAATAGTatcaacaaaacacacacaacagTGCATAATAGTCtcaacaaaacacacacaacagCATATAATAGTCtcaacaaaacacacacaacagTGTATAATAGTatcaacaaaacacacacaacagTGTATAATAGTATCAACAAAACGCACACAACAGTGTATAATAGTatcaacaaaacacacacaacagTGTATAATAGTATCAACAAAAAACACACAACAGTGTATAATAGTatcaacaaaacacacacaacagTGTATAATAGTatcaacaaaacacacacaacagTGTATAATAGTatcaacaaaacacacacaacagTGTATAATAGTatcaacaaaacacacacaacagTGTATAATAGTATCAACAAAACTAAGGACTGAGCAACAAGAACACTAtcataataaaaactaaaaaaagaatattgtttATTGTAGTTATTTGGGTGAATTGCAAATAGGAAAATTGTCccgaaatcaaacaaatttaatgttaaaagcaAAGAAAATTCGGGGAACCAGTTTACTGTGTCGTCCTGCAACCAAGTTTAGTATTGCACGCATATGCGTCTTGGTGCATGAAAGTTCTGTGGCGTAATTTTGCATTGGGCCTGATTCTGTGGTATACGCAGAATTGATCAGAAATGTCGTACTTGGACAAGACAGTAATCGTGAAGATCAAAACAAAGTGCTATATGCATTGTTATCTTGTTTCACTGTCACGTGTTGTATGGCCTTCATACATTCCACGAATGTCGTGTGTTGCTGTTCGTTTTATTCTGTTTTGGAAAGCCTACATCATAATTTGGTGTCTCCTTTGTTATCCTAGGGCACTTTTAAAGTCTACCGTACATGATTTGTTAGTGCTCATTGTTGACATCCGTATGGTGGCTTTCAGAAGTTCAGACAACAGTCCTTTTTTCTTTGGCGAAAAGCTATTCTATTGTCacgcataccacatctccttacaTTGTATTTTGCCACCCAATCTGCTGTCATCAGGGAAGTTCCATCTGATAAGCTTTAGATTAGTATGAGTTTAGTTACATTAATTGCTGTATTTAATCCAATTTCTGGTTTAATATGTCAATTATTGCTTTTCTATTTATTAGAGTCTTATCAAATCACTCCGGAATTCACCACATGTTTCCTCCGTCATTCGGttctaaaaatcaattgttcCTCCAATACTCATCGCCAGTAGACTAGTTAATTGTTGGATAGCAAATCTttcaaatgcttgtttttgttCTAATCAATTAAAGTAATGCAAttatttccatattttattGACCAAAGTTAAGGCCTTTCTTCCTGTAAGAAATTGTGATGTcttgttttgattatttacCATTTAGTTAAGGattctttttatatgatataataatAGATTTTATGATTTACAGAGACTATGCATCTTCATAagaactttgaaatattttattgactTTGGTAATTGCCAACAAatccaaaaatattttgaggtGATTAATTCGTTATATTTTGTGTAACGtcatatatattgtttgaatataataGTCTTGCTGTAATGACGGACAGACCAATTATTCCTATATAAGTACATACATTTGTCGTAACAATTGGCATGAGTTATGACAGCATTTTTTTCTCTTCGAATCCTcattaaaaaaactgttttatgCGAATAGTTGAGAAACTAGAAACGGGGAAAATCGTGACATTCTTTTCTCACCAGTGGGTATTTAAATGTCTTAATGTGAAACATGTCTTTTGTAACTTAGAATATCAACATTACTATGGAAACGTATTTTATAACttgaattcttttattttcagccTCATGACGAAATGAGAAGAGATGTTGTGCCTAAAAGCACAGTTCCATCTTCAATAATTTTATCGAATAATCTTGAGATTATTAACAATACATCAAGTATTAATACGAACTTACATGATTCTGACATAACAGATCAGAGATATCTACTTGAAAAGGAATTTTACAAGACTTATGATCCTAACGTGGGATTTAATACAGCACTAGTGCTCGGAGTTATGTTGAGTGCTTTACTTCTATACGTTATTTATAGAACAAAAATTAGAAAACCGCTTCTTGCATTTGTTAAGCGTCAATTTTACGAGTTTCGTCACCGTGGTATGCCACGAGAGGTAGCGTCGTTAGTTGATATAGAGGTTCGTGACAATGTGGATAATAATGACAACGATGCGGGTGATACCGCCGACGGTAATGACGAAGTGTTCTACGATGAAGTAGAAAAAACACATCATGataaaacttatcatttatTGCCGACTTTTTCTATTTCTGATGACGATAAACAACTTCCAATCGTTGTTATGGATATGAAATCTGCTACGGCTGACTGGGTACAACAACAACATAACTTTTTGGAACCAGGAACTTTCATACTAAAAGTCAAGTCCGATACAATATGTCCTCAGGGAAAAGAAATTAATCCGTCCAAAGTACACACGACGTCAAATATTCCTGGTGCTAGGTCTCAGCATTGTTTGTCACACGCAAGGACACACAGACAGTATATTCATaattgtaaatattcaaatgcattaaacCAAAGTCTACCTACATTAAAAACGCAAGATTCAATTCGTTCGTCGGAAAGTGACGTAAAGCCTTCGAAAAAGACTCGGCTGAAAAATACAAAGCACCAAAGTATGTCTTCAGAACCTAAATCGCCTATGCCTCATTCTCATATCAGTAAGCCAGTGCATCTGACACCcattattaaaattcaaaattacgATAAATCACAACGAACTACAATTGACAAAAGGGAGGACCGAGATTCCGTAAGCAGCAGTTCCTCGGACGATCCTCAAATCCTTCGTATCACAGCTGATAActggaataaaaataaacagcttAAGATGTGCAGCTCACAAAGTGTAGATAGACGGGACGACACTTGTCCCTATTGTGAAACAACAAGTAAAATACCAGTTCTTAAGCAATTTAGTTTGGATATTCCGAATGATAAACATAATATTCTTGTGCCAGTGATAGACTATACAGGGACGTCCAGATCTTGTCAAAATATCACGTCAATGGAGACAACATTATGATATACGATCAGGGGCTGTGAAACAATTGTGATATGTTTTGCAAGTGTACGAAATATTTTTGTATCCATATCATTGTGTAATTATATAAGTTTCATCCATTCCAAGTTGTTTTTGTAGATTGTAAGTTAACATATTCATTACCAAACATGATGAATAATTCAGTCAGTGGTTAACCATCATAAGATTATCTCAGAGTTATACAATGACTGTAAGGCATACACGGGATCGAAAAACAATTTACCTTGCATATTTCCATCATAGGTGGATTATGTATATGCTTTCCGTCTGGCTAACATCAAATGTTTAACATCATGCTATTTGGGATGGGATTTCTAATACAAAAGTAGATTAAATATGTGTATCTGAATTGCAAAAGAGGTAATCACGAAATGGGTTATTCACAGCAGCAGCACTGTATCGATTTAATATAatatgtttgaaaacttgatataATCAACTTTTTGCAATGTACCCGATTTTTATCCAGATggaaaagtttaatttaaattgaaaaaagtagaTGTGCTattattgccaataagacaaatgTATTTCAAGCAGCGACCAAAATAACTTATTAATATGAAAAATCGAAATCAATTCAAATAGCAAACTATTCAAGGCCCTGACAtgacaattgtaaaataatGCAAACAAGATATACGTACAAAACAGAATaaatgacaaccactaaattaaaatttgatgagactgtcatcaaagtgagaggtttagcgctataaaaccaggtttaatccaccgttttctacatttcaaaatgcctgtaccaagtcaggaatatgacagtttttgtccatttgttttttatgtgtttggttatttgattttgccatgtaattatgaactttccgaattgattttcctctaaattcagtttttttgtgattttactttttacagtttTCAAACCTGGCTCAGTGTTGAACCAGGCAACAGGAGAACAATTTTGAAGTTAACTATTAAAGTCGGTCGAAAAGGGCTAAACTCATTAGATCTATAAAAAGTGtagaaacaacaaacaaaacactaGACATAACTTGTCATAAgatacagatctgagagtacttgtaGTTTCTGAAAGCTAattgatatcaaatattaaCTAATACAATTCATATATCGAAGACAACCAATTAGTTTACTGACAATGGAATAAATATACAGAACTCATTAACTGCCAAGGGAAACATGAACTTGACCTGCAGTGCCTACATATAGGTATCGGACTGAATGTAGGAGCTTTAATGTTTAAGGCTATATACTGTTTCGATGGGTTTTCGTTTTGTCTTTCGTCGCCCAGGAAATTAGCAATtctcatatatagatataggaagatgtggtgagacagccaatgagacaactttatatccaagtaacaatttataaaagtaaaccattataggccaatGTACTGCCTTGCATGTATCTCAAACTGATATCGTTGTCTTGTATCGCGTATCAATACAGAACGTCCCTCGAGTccggtaaaaaaaactttatgtgAAAATTTCAGTACTGAAAGAATACAATTTTCCAATTCAATCATAAACGAGTTACTCTTATTATACTTTCTAGGGCGTGAAGTAATCTGTTCAGGATGTAATGAGAAACTTGAATAATATATATTCCAGGAAAATATAGttcaatattgatatttattaatatgattGCTTAGTTTATGTTGGGTAGATCTCGAACACGTTCTCTTGTTGGTCTATGCCACTATTAttcagatgaaaaaaaacatgataattaaCCGATACTTTTCAATATGTTAAAGTATTGCCTTCCTTGACTTTATCAGACAAATTGATATTTAATCTCGCTATTGTTATTGACGctgactacatttttttttaattcttggtTAATAAAGTGTTACATTTTGAGAATGCGTACCACCATCTACCCATCTCAAACATACCAATAAGAAAGGAAAAAAACCTTTTACTCAAATACTCTTCTTTCTCGTCATTTTAAGTTGTATAACGCATTAAGAATAAAGATGAATAGACGACAGTTCCTACCCTAATATAGATAGTTTAACTTCTAACTAGCTTCTGTATGGTGAAGAAAATCAATATCGTAGAATGGAAGAGACAACATGTTActgattttaaaagaaatgaagTCATTAATACCAACAATAAAGATGTCGAATTCACTTCCACGATTACTGCTGAGGAAGCGgcacacatttttttctgtttaaagaAAGAAGATTATATGTTATACGtacatgtaaaattgagaatggaaatggggaatgtgtcaaagagacaacaacccgaccaaaataaaaaaaaaaacacaacagcagaaggtcaccaacaggtcttcaatgtagcgagaaattcccgcacccggaggcgtccttcagctggcccctaaacaaatatatactagttcagtgataatgaacgccatactaatttccaaattgtacacaagaaactaaaatttaaaaaatacaagactaacaaaggccagaggctcctgacttgggacaggcgcaaaaatgcggcgggttaaacatgtttgtgagatctcaaccctccccctatacctctaaccagtgtagaaaagtaaaagcataacaatacgcacattaaaattcagttcaagagaagtccgagtctgatgtcagaagatgtaaccaaagaaaataaacaaaatgacaataatacataaataacaacagactactagcagttaactgacatgccagctccagacttcaattaaactgactgaaagattatgatttcatcatatgaacatcaggcacaatccttcccgtaaggggtttagtatcataccatcataacatatatgagaagaacataacccgtgtcatgccaacaactgtttttagaataaatgtgtttagttccgatgcaaagaccttatcagtgactcaatattaacgccaaaatatgcaatctttaatgacttgacaacagtatcgtaattatatcccttcttaataagtctattcaaaggttttgtaagtttatgaggtgacaTTTTAACAATCTACCCTAGGGTATCGATTCACGGacactttttatttaaagtcaaaatacatgtacatcagaATCAAACGCCTTACTAAAAAATAATCTGTGACGTTTGTGGTCAGGAAAATTGAAATAAGACCACTAAAATTAAATTAGGTGTCATACgaccaattactccctcaaatttagaacgtgaaagtaggcctactcggacaaaaaatagtgcatttgatgtcctTTTTTACTTAGACTAACCGACAAATTGgcaaaaatgaaacttttggtgaaagagaaatatattaagaccattttgagctaaaatttacttgtttatgagtttgcattcaaatttttttttttatcaaaagctGAATGTTATtcaaatcttttatttaaaacgCTTTCTGAGCTCACTACATTTTGTGGATAATTGGTCATACTGTTATGGCCGAAACGCCTATATACAGACAGAGTGCTGTCAAACGCATATttctaaaatgtcaaaattaaaattgcagaatgtgtcaaagaaacaacagccCGACCAAAGGGAAGTAAACAGCCGATATTGTAGGGATAATTAATATACATGAATGGTGTCTGTTGCATCAATTCTATATGACAATCCTCACAGACATGAATCTTGTTTTCGTGGTAAAACTCGTATAAACTTGTTCCTTATCCGAATAGTTGAATGAAACTTTTCTGTAATGGGAAGGATTCAAGACGGATCACAATGTCTGACGCATGTCTGTAAATAACATTGTAGAAGATAAAACAGAGATTTCGTTTCGTTTTATATTCAGACTTTAAGAACTATAGATAGATTCCTTTGTATGTAATTTTCTAAAATCAGATATTTATCTTaccaaaagaaaagaaaaatgataaaattggtTATAACGCAATTGTATATCATGGTtgatttatgtgttttttttatcaatataatgatagtaattattattgatagaaaaatggtaaaaaatagaaatactttAGTACCAAGATTCAAACTGATCCACAGCTTGTGGTTAtctgtaggttttttttttatttttgttgcgAAATACTCGAAAAACAGTGGGATAAAAAAGGTGTAAGATCCTTCAAAAGTGTGTAGGGATATAGAAAGCTGTTTTGTTAACTAAAATTCATTGTAAGACTTTGCAaagtaaaatcaataaaaataatagttcCGATTTAGTACTTTTCTCCCAATAAATTAAGACTTTTCTTTGGCATAATccaaatttgaaatgaaacttatttaaatgcatgttCTGTCTGTATTTGTTCTACGTCTACAGGATGACTCACAAGAACGTACTCAGTTGTTGTATCCTAATTTTAAGAAATGTCTACCTGGCTGGTAAACATTACAGTGCTTGAATACTTCAAGAAAATCTGTCAACCTTTAAACGGATAAAGGTCAAGGAGAAAACTTCACCATGACAACAACAGTTAACCCAACTACACAGAAAAATATGTAGTGTATGTATCCTAGGACCAAAGTGGTTATATTATTTATGATACCATGTCCTTAGTAAATACTTCCATGAATGTGCCAGGCAGAATCCAATAGTAGAAAAGTATACAAGACAAAAGCATAGcaccataaaattgagaatggaaatggggaatgtgtcaaagagacaacaacccgaccaaataaaaacaacagcagaaggtcaccaacaggtcttcaatgaagcgagaaattcccgcaccgggaggcgtccttcagctggcccctaaacaaatatatactagtccagtggtaatgaacgccatactaatttccaaattgtacacaagaaactaaaattgaagtaatacaagactaacaaaggccagaggctcctgacttgggacaggcgcaaaaatgcggcggggttaaaca
This Mytilus trossulus isolate FHL-02 chromosome 14, PNRI_Mtr1.1.1.hap1, whole genome shotgun sequence DNA region includes the following protein-coding sequences:
- the LOC134696751 gene encoding uncharacterized protein LOC134696751, translating into MRRDVVPKSTVPSSIILSNNLEIINNTSSINTNLHDSDITDQRYLLEKEFYKTYDPNVGFNTALVLGVMLSALLLYVIYRTKIRKPLLAFVKRQFYEFRHRGMPREVASLVDIEVRDNVDNNDNDAGDTADGNDEVFYDEVEKTHHDKTYHLLPTFSISDDDKQLPIVVMDMKSATADWVQQQHNFLEPGTFILKVKSDTICPQGKEINPSKVHTTSNIPGARSQHCLSHARTHRQYIHNCKYSNALNQSLPTLKTQDSIRSSESDVKPSKKTRLKNTKHQSMSSEPKSPMPHSHISKPVHLTPIIKIQNYDKSQRTTIDKREDRDSVSSSSSDDPQILRITADNWNKNKQLKMCSSQSVDRRDDTCPYCETTSKIPVLKQFSLDIPNDKHNILVPVIDYTGTSRSCQNITSMETTL